The Montipora capricornis isolate CH-2021 chromosome 1, ASM3666992v2, whole genome shotgun sequence genome contains a region encoding:
- the LOC138051261 gene encoding uncharacterized protein, which translates to MNKDAVKEGNGKVLGTLHKQLLPLFKSLPGFNAYAIEMFINILQNEVLLSEAESHQCIWAATANWKGGPGKNIEIDILQENRNKDIKKEIRGMGANKTDKAIDRASRAAGGQRKIVENFDQQVGRGFQHSSHSHKSSSTDEGKVCRDLRELKPFTTVPNRKHDSFPDIMANPLSTLDEED; encoded by the exons ATGAACAAG GATGCAGTAAAGGAAGGAAATGGCAAGGTACTTGGAACTCTGCACAAACAGTTACTGCCCCTATTCAAGTCATTACCTGGATTCAATGCCTATGCAATTGAGATGTTCATAAACATTTTGCAGAATGAAGTATTACTTTCAGAGGCAGAATCACATCAGTGTATTTGGGCTGCAACTGCAAACTGGAAAGGTGGGCCGGGAAAGAACATTGAAATTGACATTCTGCAAGAGAATAGGAACAAAGACATCAAGAAAGAGATACGGGGAATGGGTGCGAACAAAACTGACAAAGCCATTGACCGTGCCAGCAGAGCTGCTGGGGGACAACGGAAGATTGTGGAAAATTTTGACCAGCAAGTTGGCAGAGGTTTCCAACATTCCTCACATAGTCACAAATCCTCTTCAACAGATGAAGGCAAAGTGTGCAGGGATCTACGTGAACTTAAACCATTTACCACTGTGCCTAACAGGAAGCACGATTCATTTCCAGACATTATGGCCAATCCTTTGTCTACTCTAGACgaagaagattaa